Proteins encoded in a region of the Paramagnetospirillum magneticum AMB-1 genome:
- a CDS encoding Com family DNA-binding transcriptional regulator, with protein MESIRCGCGRLLLKAAGPLDIEVKCPRCGAVNRIQRATSPQPERRGAPREQPDDHKPPP; from the coding sequence ATGGAGTCCATCCGTTGCGGGTGTGGCCGGCTGCTGCTCAAGGCTGCCGGCCCGCTCGATATCGAGGTCAAATGCCCCCGCTGCGGGGCTGTCAACCGCATTCAGAGGGCCACGAGCCCCCAGCCCGAGCGCCGAGGAGCGCCCAGGGAACAGCCCGATGACCATAAACCCCCACCATGA
- a CDS encoding C40 family peptidase, with amino-acid sequence MDHETDRMRVVVEAEGWFGTPYHHNQRLKGAGVDCAQFPAAVYFNAGLISEVPKFEYSPQWHINQKEERYLAVVRLYADDIEGPPLPGDFVIYKVGHCHAHGAIVVAWPRVIHAVRGRGVVYGHGLDEPFARALLKDRDPLFFSIFTPGRVAARQSEGRG; translated from the coding sequence ATGGATCATGAAACGGATCGCATGCGGGTGGTCGTCGAGGCCGAAGGCTGGTTCGGCACCCCCTATCACCATAACCAGCGTCTCAAGGGGGCCGGGGTCGATTGCGCCCAGTTCCCGGCGGCAGTCTATTTCAATGCCGGCCTGATCTCCGAGGTGCCTAAGTTCGAGTACTCGCCGCAATGGCACATCAATCAGAAGGAGGAGCGCTACCTGGCGGTGGTGCGGCTCTATGCCGACGACATCGAGGGACCGCCTCTGCCCGGTGATTTCGTCATCTACAAGGTCGGCCACTGCCACGCCCATGGCGCCATCGTCGTCGCCTGGCCGCGTGTCATCCATGCGGTGAGGGGGCGCGGCGTGGTCTATGGTCATGGCCTGGACGAGCCATTCGCCAGGGCCCTGCTGAAGGACCGCGATCCCCTGTTCTTCTCCATCTTCACCCCCGGCCGGGTCGCCGCCCGCCAGTCTGAGGGGCGGGGATAA
- a CDS encoding phage tail protein, with the protein MGGLFGGNEIQQPTAAQPTAASGVTIQTSCWGKVKPVVVGTGKLAPNLIWYNDFKQIAHSSGGGGGGGGGKGGGGGGGGGSSTSYTYSCSLMLGLCEGPIRAIGSIWQGNDATATTLAALGYTAFLGAYGQEPWAHLAGYTTVTEEHTVPLEAPYQVTVDYTGAPFADHGVKYGDGTPLTAVTDSPAAGQYAVADGVYTFSAFDAGAEAEISYTAADQQPPSQALGYSGLVHIAAADYDLGSSASLPNHNVELFGFYSDSVPGHDDADPAAFVEGLMTSADWGIAPMIPSVMVGDQSTFSDWCVASGLLISAVYTEQQTGAQVIDDIAVATNTDVGCPNGAITLISRGCSVVTGNGRTYTPPEASFDLTDDDWLVDNSATTSSGMSSSAPLVMTAANDFGAVTQVQVEYLNRASGYNPLPATARLLAEIRTYGLNPGSVKQSHLFALPSAAQVSAQLQLQRAAILGTWAGSIGSEHVAIELGDVGYISSVASRVARRRARVKEGERRGDGSRHLVFEEILPGAGIAESMTAVTGFGFSHNFNLDPGDVTDVVMFDAPTELAGGLEIWLAACGGPNWGGAQVSNSADDVTFARAGLVTGRARIGRLVASLPAVDGLDTTSILELDLSISGGMLDAGSQADFDALATLCWVDGELIAYRDCTLVGPNRYQLSHLRRGLYNTPVTAHAAAASFVRLDQAIYRQPYAKADIGSTVYVKLTSFNTYEGALQTLDEVSSHAHVILGPPRPPIPAGVSAQQAGNVVNFAWTANPTFAMDIAVGPQGCASGVTVDQAWAAMSMVTEAARGSYDANASLLPGAYTFGFRFRDPWSDQLSEGMTTVDLAVTNANMVILSAPQGPAWPGTLSGFLVHPTTGVLIPDSVKLAGDHTNAELFEQFVPYPVPLSTYDTPAVGDGIIDTVRVYGVVAAGLGPDGQGNVLTSIALDWTTNGVLYNGAWTNWTSGTVTAAYVKARLIQDNSAGACVVTGFTPTLDVTPKSEVISAVVPAGGGAVVFAKSYHAPPLVNPGAVGAGVTGATATAVNRTGCIGHVWSNGTDVGGTIILTIGPSS; encoded by the coding sequence ATGGGTGGTCTGTTTGGTGGCAACGAGATCCAGCAGCCGACGGCGGCCCAGCCGACGGCGGCCAGCGGTGTCACCATCCAGACTTCCTGCTGGGGCAAGGTCAAGCCGGTGGTGGTGGGTACCGGCAAGCTCGCTCCCAACCTGATCTGGTACAACGACTTCAAGCAGATCGCCCATTCCTCGGGCGGCGGCGGCGGCGGCGGCGGCGGCAAGGGCGGCGGGGGCGGCGGGGGCGGCGGATCAAGCACCTCCTATACCTATTCCTGCTCGCTGATGCTCGGCCTGTGCGAGGGACCGATCCGGGCCATCGGCTCCATCTGGCAGGGCAACGACGCCACCGCCACCACCCTGGCGGCGTTGGGCTATACCGCCTTCCTCGGTGCCTATGGCCAGGAGCCCTGGGCGCATCTGGCTGGCTACACCACCGTCACCGAGGAACATACGGTGCCGCTGGAGGCGCCCTATCAGGTCACCGTCGATTACACCGGGGCTCCCTTCGCCGATCACGGGGTCAAGTATGGCGACGGCACCCCACTCACCGCGGTGACCGATTCGCCCGCCGCCGGACAATATGCGGTGGCGGACGGCGTCTACACCTTCTCGGCCTTCGATGCCGGCGCCGAGGCGGAAATCAGCTATACCGCCGCCGACCAGCAGCCCCCCAGCCAGGCCCTGGGCTATAGCGGCCTGGTCCACATCGCCGCCGCCGATTACGACCTGGGCAGCTCGGCGTCCTTGCCCAACCACAATGTGGAACTCTTCGGCTTCTACTCCGACTCGGTGCCCGGCCATGACGACGCCGATCCGGCCGCCTTCGTCGAGGGGTTGATGACCTCGGCCGACTGGGGGATCGCGCCGATGATCCCGTCCGTGATGGTGGGGGACCAGTCGACCTTCTCCGACTGGTGCGTGGCCTCCGGCCTGCTGATCTCTGCCGTCTATACCGAGCAGCAGACCGGCGCCCAGGTGATCGACGACATCGCGGTGGCCACCAATACCGATGTGGGTTGCCCCAACGGCGCCATCACCCTAATTTCGCGGGGCTGCAGCGTGGTGACCGGCAATGGTCGGACCTATACGCCGCCGGAAGCCAGTTTCGACCTGACCGACGACGATTGGCTGGTGGACAACAGCGCCACCACGTCGTCGGGCATGTCGTCATCGGCTCCCCTGGTGATGACCGCCGCCAACGATTTCGGCGCGGTCACCCAGGTGCAGGTGGAATACCTCAACCGGGCCTCGGGCTACAATCCGCTGCCGGCGACGGCGCGCTTGCTGGCCGAGATCCGCACCTACGGCCTCAATCCCGGCTCGGTCAAGCAAAGCCACCTGTTCGCCCTGCCATCGGCGGCCCAGGTCTCTGCCCAGTTGCAATTGCAGCGGGCCGCCATCCTGGGCACCTGGGCAGGCAGTATCGGTTCCGAGCATGTGGCCATCGAGCTGGGCGACGTTGGGTATATCTCGTCCGTCGCCAGCCGGGTGGCGCGGCGGCGGGCGCGGGTCAAGGAAGGCGAGCGGCGGGGCGACGGTTCCCGGCATCTGGTGTTTGAGGAGATCCTGCCGGGGGCGGGAATCGCCGAATCAATGACGGCGGTTACCGGCTTCGGCTTCTCCCACAATTTCAACCTCGATCCCGGCGACGTCACCGATGTGGTGATGTTCGACGCGCCGACCGAGCTGGCCGGCGGGCTGGAGATCTGGCTGGCCGCCTGCGGCGGTCCCAACTGGGGCGGGGCCCAGGTGTCGAATTCAGCCGACGACGTCACCTTCGCCCGCGCCGGACTGGTCACCGGCCGCGCCCGCATCGGTCGGCTGGTGGCTTCCCTGCCGGCGGTGGATGGCTTGGATACCACCAGTATTCTGGAATTGGACCTGTCCATCTCGGGTGGGATGCTCGATGCCGGGTCCCAGGCCGATTTCGACGCCCTGGCCACCCTGTGCTGGGTGGACGGCGAGTTGATCGCCTATCGCGACTGCACCCTAGTGGGGCCCAACCGGTACCAGCTGAGCCATCTGCGGCGCGGCCTTTACAACACCCCGGTTACGGCCCATGCCGCCGCCGCCAGCTTCGTGCGCCTCGATCAGGCCATCTATCGCCAGCCCTACGCCAAGGCCGACATCGGGTCGACCGTCTATGTCAAGCTGACCTCGTTCAACACCTATGAGGGGGCGCTGCAGACCCTGGACGAGGTGTCCTCTCATGCCCACGTAATCCTCGGCCCGCCGCGCCCCCCCATCCCCGCCGGCGTATCGGCGCAGCAGGCGGGCAACGTGGTCAACTTCGCCTGGACGGCCAATCCTACCTTTGCCATGGACATCGCCGTGGGGCCGCAGGGCTGCGCCTCGGGCGTCACCGTCGACCAGGCCTGGGCCGCCATGTCCATGGTCACCGAGGCGGCGCGGGGTTCCTATGACGCCAACGCCTCGCTGCTGCCCGGGGCGTACACCTTCGGCTTTCGCTTCCGCGACCCCTGGTCCGACCAATTGTCGGAAGGCATGACCACCGTCGACCTGGCCGTCACCAACGCCAACATGGTGATCCTGTCCGCCCCCCAGGGCCCGGCCTGGCCGGGCACGTTGAGCGGCTTCCTCGTTCACCCCACCACCGGCGTGCTGATCCCCGATTCGGTCAAGCTGGCCGGCGACCACACCAACGCTGAGCTGTTCGAGCAGTTTGTGCCCTATCCGGTACCGCTCAGCACCTACGACACGCCGGCCGTCGGCGATGGCATCATCGATACGGTGCGGGTCTACGGCGTGGTTGCGGCGGGGCTGGGGCCGGACGGCCAGGGCAACGTACTGACCTCCATCGCGCTGGACTGGACCACCAACGGCGTCCTGTACAACGGTGCCTGGACCAACTGGACCAGCGGCACCGTCACCGCCGCCTACGTCAAGGCGCGGTTGATCCAGGACAACAGCGCCGGAGCCTGCGTCGTCACCGGGTTCACGCCCACCCTGGACGTGACGCCCAAGTCCGAGGTGATCTCGGCCGTCGTGCCGGCCGGTGGCGGTGCCGTCGTTTTCGCCAAGTCCTACCATGCCCCGCCGTTGGTCAATCCCGGCGCCGTTGGTGCCGGCGTCACCGGCGCCACCGCCACTGCCGTCAACCGTACCGGCTGCATCGGCCATGTCTGGTCCAATGGCACCGACGTGGGCGGCACCATCATCCTGACCATAGGACCAAGCTCATGA
- a CDS encoding phage tail terminator protein produces the protein MIDLDPVNTRIADIKTAGNKKRFLVVGDAIGYAAATKKGAMLGDGPNAYVLPVADLPAAIPPEGGPQGVYSEFKVMIFKRLFGNATGTGVNKELIAIEKDLLATLLGWSPNENLGPITFAGAGLADFADGELWWGMTFRTTYGLMPTIRSF, from the coding sequence ATGATCGATCTCGACCCGGTGAACACGCGGATTGCGGACATCAAGACCGCCGGAAACAAGAAGCGGTTCCTGGTGGTCGGGGACGCCATCGGCTATGCCGCCGCCACCAAGAAGGGGGCGATGCTGGGCGACGGCCCCAACGCCTATGTCTTGCCGGTGGCCGATCTGCCCGCCGCCATTCCCCCCGAGGGCGGCCCCCAGGGCGTGTATTCCGAATTCAAGGTGATGATCTTCAAGCGCCTGTTCGGCAATGCCACCGGCACCGGGGTGAACAAGGAGCTGATCGCCATCGAGAAGGATCTGCTGGCCACCCTGCTGGGCTGGAGTCCCAACGAGAATCTCGGTCCCATCACCTTCGCCGGCGCCGGCCTCGCCGATTTCGCCGATGGCGAACTGTGGTGGGGCATGACCTTCCGCACAACCTACGGCCTGATGCCGACCATAAGGAGCTTCTGA
- a CDS encoding DNA adenine methylase — MTINPHHERIAPVKPAAAYIGGKRNLSRDLIQLIQSTPHDVYAEAFVGMGGVFFRRTVVPKSEVINDASRDVATFFRILQEHYPLFMEVIKYKLTTRADFERLCKVDPDTLTDLNRAARFLYLQACSYGGKVAGRTFGVDPTRSGRFNVTILAQRLAEISERMAGVVIECLDFEPFIRRYDTARTLFFCDSPYVGTEDYYDASLFQEESLWRLAATLKGIKGRFIATNLDHPKVRDAFKGCEIREVNVTYTAAGKGHSKQVGELIIIGGKGAG; from the coding sequence ATGACCATAAACCCCCACCATGAACGCATTGCCCCGGTCAAGCCGGCGGCGGCCTATATCGGCGGCAAGCGCAACCTGTCCAGGGATCTTATCCAACTGATCCAGTCCACTCCCCATGACGTCTACGCCGAGGCCTTTGTCGGCATGGGTGGCGTGTTCTTCCGCCGCACGGTGGTGCCCAAATCCGAGGTGATCAACGACGCGTCCCGTGACGTGGCCACCTTCTTTCGCATCTTGCAGGAGCACTACCCGCTGTTCATGGAAGTGATCAAATACAAGCTCACCACCAGGGCGGATTTCGAACGTCTGTGCAAGGTTGACCCCGACACGCTTACCGATCTCAACCGGGCCGCCCGCTTCTTGTATTTGCAGGCTTGCTCCTATGGGGGAAAGGTGGCCGGGCGCACCTTCGGCGTTGATCCCACCAGGTCGGGACGCTTCAACGTCACCATCCTCGCCCAACGCCTAGCCGAGATCTCCGAGCGCATGGCCGGGGTGGTGATCGAGTGCCTGGACTTCGAGCCGTTCATCCGGCGCTACGACACCGCCCGCACGTTGTTCTTCTGCGACAGCCCCTATGTGGGTACCGAGGACTACTATGATGCCAGCCTGTTCCAGGAAGAGAGCCTGTGGCGCCTGGCGGCCACCCTCAAAGGCATCAAGGGACGCTTCATCGCCACCAACCTCGACCACCCCAAGGTCCGCGACGCCTTCAAGGGCTGCGAGATCCGCGAGGTGAATGTGACCTACACCGCCGCCGGCAAGGGACACTCCAAGCAGGTGGGGGAGCTGATCATCATCGGGGGGAAGGGGGCGGGTTAA
- a CDS encoding tyrosine-type recombinase/integrase: MARYTVPLAMRRMMLTSETGRAFKVDHFRHVMIAAYQAVDGLTVGLEAGGVTTHGLRYTAATILHELGNDWETIAAITGHETVQMVRKYTDKKRRAKLAIASLNAARKGVGRGGHGNP; the protein is encoded by the coding sequence GTGGCGCGCTACACCGTGCCCCTGGCCATGCGCAGGATGATGCTGACCTCAGAGACCGGGAGGGCCTTCAAGGTCGATCACTTCCGTCATGTGATGATCGCGGCATATCAGGCCGTTGATGGCCTGACGGTCGGTCTGGAAGCCGGCGGCGTCACCACCCATGGTCTGCGCTATACCGCCGCCACGATCCTGCACGAGCTGGGGAATGATTGGGAGACCATTGCCGCCATCACCGGTCATGAGACTGTCCAGATGGTGCGCAAATACACGGACAAGAAGCGCCGGGCGAAGCTGGCGATTGCCAGCCTGAATGCCGCCCGGAAAGGGGTGGGGAGGGGCGGTCATGGGAACCCATAA
- a CDS encoding TrpB-like pyridoxal phosphate-dependent enzyme has translation MTESTKYLLSEDRLPKAWYNLNADLPVPAPPPLHPGTGQPIGPDDLAPIFPMAVIAQEVTAERWVEIPEPVREVYRLWRPAPLIRARRLEKALGTPARIYFKYEGVSPAGSHKPNTSVPQAFYNQQEGVKRLATETGAGQWGSSLAFAGSLFGLEVEVFMVKVSYEQKPYRRALMETYGAKCIASPSNLTHAGRSILEKDPHSNGSLGIAISEAVEIAASRDDTKYALGSVLNHVCLHQTIIGEEAMMQMEMADDHPDVVIACTGGGSNFAGLAFPYIRENLKGGKTRVIGVEPASCPTLTKGLYAYDFGDTGKLTPLVKMHTLGATFMPPGSHAGGLRYHGMAPMVSHVKELGLMEARAYHQTECFAAAVQFARAEGIVPAPESSHAVKGAIDEALRCKAEGKAETILFNLSGHGHFDMQAYTDFFAGKLKDNTYAEADLQAALAELPNVG, from the coding sequence ATGACCGAGAGCACCAAGTACCTGTTGTCCGAGGATCGCCTGCCCAAGGCCTGGTACAACCTCAATGCCGACCTGCCGGTGCCCGCGCCGCCGCCGCTGCATCCCGGCACCGGCCAGCCCATCGGTCCCGACGATCTGGCGCCCATTTTCCCCATGGCGGTGATCGCCCAGGAGGTGACCGCCGAGCGTTGGGTCGAGATCCCCGAGCCGGTGCGCGAGGTCTATCGCCTGTGGCGCCCGGCGCCGCTGATCCGCGCCCGCCGCCTGGAGAAGGCCTTGGGCACCCCTGCCAGGATCTATTTCAAGTACGAAGGCGTCAGCCCGGCCGGCAGCCACAAGCCCAACACTTCGGTGCCCCAGGCCTTCTATAACCAGCAGGAAGGGGTCAAGCGCCTGGCCACCGAGACCGGCGCCGGCCAGTGGGGCTCGTCGCTGGCCTTCGCCGGCTCGCTGTTCGGCCTGGAGGTCGAGGTCTTCATGGTCAAGGTCTCCTACGAGCAGAAGCCCTATCGCCGGGCCCTGATGGAGACCTATGGCGCCAAATGCATCGCCAGCCCGTCCAACCTGACCCATGCGGGGCGCTCCATCCTGGAGAAGGACCCCCATTCCAACGGTTCGCTGGGCATCGCCATTTCCGAGGCGGTGGAGATCGCCGCTTCGCGTGACGACACCAAATACGCCCTGGGCAGCGTGCTCAACCACGTCTGCCTGCACCAGACCATCATCGGCGAGGAAGCCATGATGCAGATGGAGATGGCCGACGATCACCCGGACGTGGTCATCGCCTGCACCGGCGGCGGCTCCAATTTCGCCGGTCTGGCCTTCCCCTACATCCGCGAGAACCTCAAGGGTGGCAAGACCCGGGTCATCGGTGTCGAGCCCGCCTCGTGCCCGACCCTGACCAAGGGCCTCTACGCCTATGATTTCGGCGATACGGGTAAGCTGACCCCGCTGGTCAAGATGCATACCCTGGGCGCCACCTTCATGCCGCCGGGCTCGCACGCCGGCGGCCTGCGCTATCACGGCATGGCGCCAATGGTCAGCCACGTCAAGGAGCTGGGCCTGATGGAGGCCCGCGCCTATCACCAGACCGAGTGCTTCGCGGCGGCCGTGCAGTTTGCCCGTGCCGAGGGCATCGTCCCTGCGCCGGAATCCTCCCACGCCGTCAAGGGCGCCATCGACGAGGCGCTCCGCTGCAAGGCCGAGGGCAAGGCCGAGACCATCCTGTTCAACCTGTCGGGCCACGGCCATTTCGACATGCAGGCCTATACCGACTTCTTCGCCGGCAAGCTGAAGGACAACACCTACGCCGAGGCCGACCTGCAGGCGGCCCTGGCGGAATTGCCCAACGTGGGGTGA
- a CDS encoding DUF2460 domain-containing protein: MTTDIMPRLPGQLPPKRSEIWSDDLQESASGSETAVARWSYPRWKWTISHDALRQAAPFTEYTDFVNFTLRRLGRVMPFLYRDEEDNTATNQLVGLGDGATTQFQLVRSFGGPGGFVEPIWAPDVVSAVRVDGMPLAGGAWSVAAWGSAAPGRLSLATAPAAGKSVSVDFSYFFACRMATTQFDFEKVMKGWHKTMELAFTSIKRGDS, encoded by the coding sequence ATGACCACCGACATCATGCCGCGCCTGCCCGGACAACTGCCGCCCAAGCGCTCGGAGATCTGGTCGGACGATCTGCAGGAATCGGCCTCGGGCAGCGAGACCGCCGTGGCCCGCTGGTCCTATCCCCGTTGGAAATGGACCATCAGCCATGACGCGCTGCGCCAGGCCGCTCCCTTCACCGAATACACCGACTTCGTCAATTTCACTCTGCGCCGCTTGGGCCGGGTGATGCCGTTCCTCTATCGCGACGAAGAGGACAATACCGCCACGAACCAGCTGGTTGGATTGGGAGACGGCGCCACCACCCAATTCCAGTTGGTCCGGTCATTTGGTGGCCCCGGCGGCTTCGTCGAGCCGATCTGGGCGCCGGACGTGGTGTCGGCCGTGCGGGTGGATGGCATGCCCCTGGCCGGCGGCGCCTGGTCGGTGGCCGCATGGGGCAGCGCCGCCCCCGGCCGGTTGTCCCTGGCGACCGCACCGGCGGCGGGCAAGTCGGTCAGCGTCGATTTTTCCTATTTCTTCGCCTGCCGCATGGCCACCACCCAGTTCGATTTCGAGAAGGTGATGAAGGGCTGGCACAAGACGATGGAGCTGGCCTTTACCTCCATCAAGCGTGGCGATTCATGA
- a CDS encoding DUF2163 domain-containing protein yields MKPLSPALRALLATRQFYCCDLVVLTLAGGATHRYSAGDCDVKDVDGTLYSCGGMTGPFWISSNRLGSISQKLGTQADTLTIDLLPGASTIEGMEWGEALPRGLLRGAILEYRTGYAPVPVSAACWPIPLTGTVREFLGFFGGGDGGGSVLTLTVADARSRLQSPWPRNLYSPACCEYVGAPGCGVDLDSFAVTASALAGSTGSILVVSLAQDNGYFDLGSVSFTSGANQGMSRSIRSHVAGSPGSLTLMTPFPVDPAPGDSLVLLPGCDGGFGHQGCPKFEGTPTLRFRGEPFVPPPTTAN; encoded by the coding sequence ATGAAGCCCCTGTCGCCCGCCCTCAGAGCCCTGCTGGCCACCCGCCAGTTCTATTGCTGCGACCTGGTGGTGCTGACCCTGGCCGGGGGCGCCACCCACCGCTATTCCGCCGGTGATTGCGACGTCAAGGACGTGGACGGCACTCTTTACTCCTGCGGCGGCATGACCGGACCCTTCTGGATCTCGTCCAACCGCCTGGGCTCCATCTCGCAGAAGCTGGGCACCCAGGCCGATACCCTGACCATCGATCTGCTGCCCGGCGCCTCGACCATTGAAGGGATGGAATGGGGCGAGGCCCTGCCCCGTGGCCTGCTGCGGGGCGCCATACTGGAATATCGCACCGGCTACGCGCCGGTCCCGGTATCGGCCGCCTGCTGGCCCATCCCGCTGACCGGCACGGTGCGCGAATTTCTTGGCTTTTTCGGTGGCGGCGATGGCGGCGGCTCGGTGCTGACGCTCACCGTTGCCGACGCTCGCTCGCGGCTGCAAAGCCCCTGGCCGCGCAATCTCTATTCCCCCGCCTGCTGCGAGTATGTGGGGGCGCCGGGCTGTGGTGTCGATCTCGACAGCTTCGCCGTCACGGCCAGCGCCCTGGCGGGATCGACCGGCAGCATCCTGGTGGTGTCCCTGGCCCAGGACAACGGCTATTTCGACCTGGGCAGCGTTTCCTTCACCTCGGGCGCCAACCAGGGAATGTCGCGCTCCATCCGTTCCCACGTGGCGGGATCACCCGGCAGCCTGACCCTGATGACCCCGTTCCCGGTCGACCCGGCCCCGGGCGATTCCCTGGTCCTGCTGCCGGGCTGCGACGGCGGCTTCGGGCACCAGGGCTGCCCGAAATTCGAAGGCACTCCCACCCTGCGGTTCCGGGGCGAGCCCTTCGTGCCGCCGCCGACCACAGCCAATTAA